In Deltaproteobacteria bacterium, a single window of DNA contains:
- a CDS encoding succinate--CoA ligase subunit alpha — protein sequence MSILIHGDTTVIIQGITGREAVNLTREGLDYGTKIVGGVTPGRAGRDVYGVPVHDCVRDITARQRVDGSIVTVPPRFTRDAVFEAIEAGVKLIVVVTERIPRGEVAQMVELARLRGARIIGPNCLGVLSPDEAKMGGLGGPAVNVRRAFRKGPIGVMSRSGGMTTEICNTLSAAGLGQSTAVSIGGDAIIGSTYAELMPLFEADAETKAIVIYSEPGGRMEAELADWVRENRSRLPVVAFMAGRFMDEMPGMRFGHAGTIVEGRADTTADKIARMKAAGISVAERIEDIPALVKDRLRGH from the coding sequence ATGTCCATCCTCATCCACGGGGACACGACGGTCATCATCCAGGGCATCACCGGGCGCGAGGCCGTGAACCTGACCCGCGAGGGCCTCGACTACGGGACGAAGATCGTCGGCGGCGTGACCCCCGGCCGCGCCGGGCGGGACGTGTACGGCGTCCCGGTCCACGACTGCGTGCGCGACATCACGGCCCGGCAGCGCGTCGACGGCTCGATCGTGACCGTGCCGCCGCGCTTCACTCGCGACGCGGTCTTCGAGGCCATCGAGGCGGGCGTGAAGCTCATCGTCGTCGTCACCGAGCGCATCCCGCGCGGCGAGGTGGCCCAGATGGTCGAGCTGGCGCGGCTCCGCGGCGCGCGCATCATCGGCCCCAACTGCCTCGGCGTCCTCTCGCCCGACGAGGCCAAGATGGGCGGCCTCGGCGGCCCGGCGGTCAACGTCCGCCGCGCCTTCAGGAAGGGGCCGATCGGCGTCATGTCGCGTTCGGGCGGCATGACGACCGAGATCTGCAACACGCTCTCGGCGGCGGGCCTCGGGCAGTCGACCGCCGTCTCGATCGGCGGCGATGCGATCATCGGTTCGACCTACGCCGAGCTGATGCCGCTCTTCGAGGCGGACGCGGAGACGAAGGCGATCGTCATCTATTCCGAGCCCGGCGGCCGCATGGAGGCCGAGCTGGCCGACTGGGTGCGGGAGAACCGCTCGCGCCTCCCCGTCGTCGCCTTCATGGCCGGCCGCTTCATGGACGAGATGCCGGGCATGCGTTTCGGTCACGCGGGCACGATCGTCGAGGGCAGGGCGGACACCACCGCCGACAAGATCGCACGCATGAAGGCGGCGGGCATCTCGGTCGCCGAGCGCATCGAGGACATCCCGGCGCTCGTGAAGGACCGCCTGCGGGGGCACTGA
- a CDS encoding cupin domain-containing protein — protein sequence MKSWSSRLLLIAAVGGVAGCATWRQWTHTGEAGAAPASPPAGTAPAHVMLAPGALKWQPFPLGGPGARLAVLSGDPEKSGPFVIRIRQPPGGKIAPHWHPADEHVTVVKGTLFIGMGEKLHKRGAREFAPGSYLLLPAKMPHFAWVARKGEGIVQVHGMGPFQVVFVNPADDPRNKTGKR from the coding sequence ATGAAGAGCTGGTCGTCTCGTCTGCTTCTGATCGCGGCGGTGGGTGGTGTCGCCGGCTGTGCGACGTGGAGGCAGTGGACGCACACGGGCGAGGCCGGCGCCGCGCCGGCCTCGCCGCCGGCCGGGACCGCCCCGGCGCACGTCATGCTCGCGCCCGGGGCGCTCAAGTGGCAGCCCTTCCCCCTGGGGGGACCGGGCGCCAGGCTGGCGGTGCTGTCCGGGGATCCCGAGAAGTCCGGTCCCTTCGTCATCCGCATCCGGCAGCCGCCCGGGGGCAAGATCGCGCCGCACTGGCACCCCGCGGACGAGCACGTGACCGTCGTCAAGGGAACGTTGTTCATCGGGATGGGCGAGAAGCTCCACAAGCGGGGGGCGCGCGAGTTTGCCCCCGGCTCCTACCTCCTGCTCCCGGCGAAGATGCCGCACTTCGCGTGGGTGGCGAGGAAGGGCGAGGGGATCGTCCAGGTGCACGGCATGGGGCCGTTCCAGGTCGTCTTCGTGAACCCGGCCGACGACCCGCGCAACAAGACGGGGAAGCGCTGA
- a CDS encoding ATP-dependent DNA ligase has product MTGFGELVAVSAAVAATRSRTEKVRMLADFLRSVPPGAVASALWFLSGRSGRERLGIGPAAVERAWSAAAPAAEATLGLEDVVGALAGLPDLAGEGSAAERARRLGELFGRATAAERSFLARWLVGELRQGALEGVLTEAVAMAAGVEAAAVRDALMVEGDLAVVGEQALRDGGAGLAGRAIQLFRPVLPMLAGTASSPAEALERFGEVAVEAKLDGVRIQVHKSGERIEVYSRRRKPLTGALPEVVESVGRIAVHEVILDGEAIALGADGRPEPFQDTMRRFGRKLDVDEARREIPLSARFFDCLLLGGRPCVARPQRERWHILGELVPPDLRVAALRTADPSALDRFLEQTLEEGHEGLLLKSPDAPYRAGRRGTEWLKWKPAATLDLVVLAAEWGHGRRRGWLSNLHLGARDPASGGFVMIGKTFKGLSDEMLAWQTERLLGLARSREEWTVRAEPALVVEVAFDGVQRSPHYPGGVALRFARVKRYRTDKGPADADTIDTVRGFLPARGPRRSRDPRPASAS; this is encoded by the coding sequence ATGACCGGGTTCGGAGAGCTCGTCGCGGTTTCCGCCGCCGTCGCCGCCACCCGCTCCCGCACCGAGAAGGTGCGGATGCTCGCCGATTTCCTCCGCAGCGTGCCGCCCGGCGCGGTGGCGTCCGCGCTGTGGTTCCTCTCCGGGCGTTCGGGACGCGAGCGCTTGGGTATCGGGCCGGCGGCGGTCGAGCGAGCGTGGAGCGCCGCCGCACCGGCCGCGGAGGCGACGCTCGGCCTCGAGGACGTCGTCGGTGCCCTCGCTGGCCTTCCCGACCTTGCCGGCGAAGGGTCGGCGGCCGAGCGTGCGCGCCGACTCGGCGAGCTGTTCGGCCGCGCCACGGCGGCGGAGCGCTCCTTCCTGGCGCGCTGGCTGGTCGGCGAGCTGCGCCAGGGCGCGCTCGAGGGCGTGCTCACCGAGGCCGTGGCCATGGCCGCGGGCGTGGAGGCCGCGGCGGTGCGCGACGCCCTCATGGTCGAGGGGGACCTCGCCGTCGTGGGCGAGCAGGCGCTCCGCGACGGCGGCGCGGGCCTCGCGGGACGCGCGATCCAGCTCTTCCGGCCGGTCCTCCCCATGCTCGCGGGCACCGCCTCCTCGCCGGCGGAGGCGCTCGAGCGCTTCGGCGAGGTGGCGGTCGAGGCGAAGCTCGACGGCGTGCGCATCCAGGTGCACAAGTCGGGCGAGCGCATCGAGGTCTACAGCCGCCGGCGCAAGCCGCTCACCGGCGCGCTGCCGGAGGTGGTCGAGAGCGTCGGCCGCATCGCCGTGCACGAGGTCATCCTCGACGGCGAGGCGATCGCGCTCGGCGCCGACGGCCGACCGGAGCCCTTCCAGGACACCATGCGGCGGTTCGGGCGCAAGCTCGACGTCGACGAGGCGCGCCGCGAGATCCCGCTGAGCGCCCGCTTCTTCGACTGCCTGCTGCTCGGTGGGCGTCCCTGCGTCGCCCGGCCGCAGCGCGAGCGCTGGCACATCCTCGGCGAGCTCGTGCCGCCCGACCTGCGCGTCGCCGCGCTCCGCACGGCGGACCCGAGCGCCCTCGACCGGTTCCTCGAGCAGACCCTCGAGGAGGGTCACGAAGGGCTGCTGCTCAAGTCGCCGGACGCTCCCTATCGGGCCGGCCGCCGCGGCACCGAGTGGCTCAAGTGGAAGCCGGCGGCGACGCTCGACCTGGTCGTGCTGGCTGCGGAGTGGGGGCACGGGCGGCGACGCGGCTGGCTCAGCAACCTGCACCTGGGCGCCCGCGACCCGGCGAGCGGCGGCTTCGTCATGATCGGCAAGACCTTCAAGGGGCTCAGCGACGAGATGCTCGCCTGGCAGACGGAGCGGCTCCTCGGCCTCGCGCGCTCGCGCGAGGAGTGGACGGTCCGCGCCGAGCCCGCGCTCGTCGTCGAGGTCGCCTTCGACGGCGTACAGCGGAGCCCGCACTACCCCGGCGGCGTGGCGCTGCGCTTCGCCCGCGTCAAGCGCTACCGGACCGACAAGGGCCCCGCCGACGCCGACACCATCGACACGGTCCGCGGCTTCCTACCGGCCCGCGGGCCGCGCCGCTCGCGCGACCCGCGACCCGCGAGCGCTTCCTGA
- a CDS encoding CoA ester lyase, which produces MRSPRDFWKPLAIGAPQPLSEIPVKPSRCIHFFDPSNAKMAAKLPELAKQTDILLGNLEDAIPADKKVDAREGLVNVGRQVDLGDTPLWTRVNSLDSPWFLDDVTRLVAEIGDRLEVVMIPKVEGPWDIHYVDRLLAQLEARHRLRRPFLVHAILETALGVTNVEEICAASPRMQGISFGPADLAASRRMKTTRVGGGHPAYLVRTDPDPRHPDAPRPTAQQDPWHYSIARMVDACAATGALPFYGPFGDISDPLGCEDQFRAAFLLGCVGAWSLHPSQIAIAKKVFSPPAEEVAFAKRVLEAMPDGRGVLMLDGRMQDDATWKQCKVMVALAKLLAAKDESLARLYGFA; this is translated from the coding sequence ATGCGCAGCCCCCGCGATTTCTGGAAGCCCCTCGCGATCGGCGCCCCGCAGCCGCTCTCCGAGATCCCCGTCAAGCCCTCGCGCTGCATCCACTTCTTCGATCCCTCGAATGCGAAGATGGCCGCCAAGCTCCCCGAGCTGGCGAAGCAGACGGACATCCTCCTCGGCAACCTCGAGGACGCGATCCCGGCCGACAAGAAGGTCGACGCGCGCGAGGGCCTGGTGAACGTCGGGCGCCAGGTGGACCTGGGCGACACGCCCCTCTGGACGCGCGTCAACAGCCTCGACAGCCCGTGGTTCCTGGACGACGTCACCCGCCTCGTCGCCGAGATCGGCGACCGCCTCGAGGTCGTCATGATCCCCAAGGTCGAGGGGCCGTGGGACATCCACTACGTCGACCGCCTCCTCGCCCAGCTCGAGGCCCGCCACCGGCTCCGGCGCCCGTTCCTCGTGCACGCCATCCTCGAGACCGCCCTCGGTGTGACCAACGTGGAGGAGATCTGCGCCGCCAGCCCGCGCATGCAGGGGATCAGCTTCGGCCCGGCGGACCTGGCCGCCTCGCGCCGCATGAAGACGACGCGCGTGGGCGGCGGCCATCCCGCCTACCTGGTGCGCACCGACCCGGATCCCAGGCACCCGGACGCGCCGCGGCCGACGGCGCAGCAGGACCCCTGGCACTACTCGATCGCGCGCATGGTCGACGCGTGCGCGGCCACCGGCGCGCTTCCCTTCTACGGCCCCTTCGGCGACATCTCCGACCCGCTCGGCTGCGAGGACCAGTTCCGCGCCGCCTTCCTGCTCGGCTGCGTCGGCGCCTGGTCGCTCCACCCGAGCCAGATCGCGATCGCGAAGAAGGTCTTCAGCCCGCCGGCCGAGGAGGTGGCCTTCGCCAAGCGCGTGCTCGAGGCCATGCCCGACGGGCGCGGCGTCCTCATGCTCGACGGCCGGATGCAGGACGACGCCACCTGGAAGCAGTGCAAGGTGATGGTGGCGCTCGCCAAGCTGCTCGCCGCCAAGGACGAGAGCCTGGCCCGCCTCTACGGCTTCGCCTGA